The following coding sequences lie in one Arachis hypogaea cultivar Tifrunner chromosome 9, arahy.Tifrunner.gnm2.J5K5, whole genome shotgun sequence genomic window:
- the LOC140174952 gene encoding AUGMIN subunit 1-like yields MADQNHAEPEPKSGSGASSRIEEVSERLAKTFKATGKPVPEFEYTPHNVSHLHGLLIISKAKDKVARLVARDFRQKASEYRSQGMLLVISIGPLIL; encoded by the exons ATGGCCGATCAGAATCATGCGGAGCCAGAACCGAAGAGTGGCTCCGGTGCGTCTTCTCGAATCGAGGAAGTGAGTGAGAGGTTGGCAAAGACATTCAAAGCCACTGGCAAACCCGTCCCAGAGTTTGAGTACACGCCTCATAACGTCTCGCATTTGCACGGCCTCTTAATCATCTCCAAAGCCAAAGACAAAGTTGCGCGTCTCGTCGCTCGCGATTTTCGCCAGAAGGCCTCTGAGTACCGATCCCAAG GCATGCTTTTGGTGATCAGTATCGGGCCACTGATACTGTAA